The Panicum hallii strain FIL2 chromosome 9, PHallii_v3.1, whole genome shotgun sequence genome has a window encoding:
- the LOC112877560 gene encoding MADS-box transcription factor 50-like — MVRGKTQMKRIENPTSRQVTFSKRRNGLLKKAFELSVLCDAEVALVVFSPRGKLYEFASGSVQKTIERYRTYTKDNVSSKTVQQDIEQVKANAEDLAKKLEALEAYKRKLLGEKLEQCSIEELYSLEVKLEKSLHCIRGRKTQLLEEQVNKLKEKEMTLLKNNEDLREKCKNQPPLPMTPARPVITVEDDRPEQNVDAMDVETELYIGLPGRDPRRNKVAEVRSG; from the exons ATGGTGCGGGGGAAGACGCAGATGAAGCGGATAGAGAACCCGACCAGCCGCCAGGTCACCTTCTCCAAGCGCCGCAACGGCCTGCTCAAGAAGGCCTTCGAGCTCTCCGTCCTCTGCGACGCCGAGGTCGCCCTCGTCGTCTTCTCCCCGCGCGGCAAGCTCTACGAATTCGCCAGCGGCAG TGTGCAGAAAACAATTGAACGCTATAGAACATACACAAAGGATAATGTCAGCAGCAAGACAGTACAGCAAGACATTGAG CAAGTAAAAGCTAATGCTGAGGACCTGGCAAAGAAACTTGAAGCACTTGAAGCTTACAAAAG AAAACTTTTGGGTGAGAAGTTGGAACAATGCTCAATTGAAGAACTGTACAGTTTGGAGGTCAAACTTGAAAAGAGCCTCCATTGCATCAGAGGAAGAAAG ACTCAGCTGCTGGAAGAGCAAGTCAATAAGCTGAAGGAGAAG GAGATGACATTGCTCAAGAACAATGAAGATTTACGTGAAAAG TGCAAGAACCAGCCGCCACTGCCGATGACTCCTGCGCGGCCGGTCATCACCGTGGAAGACGATCGCCCGGAGCAGAACGTCGACGCCATGGACGTGGAGACGGAGCTGTACATAGGGTTGCCTGGCAGGGATCCCCGCCGAAACAAGGTTGCAGAAGTCAGGTCGGGATAG
- the LOC112877561 gene encoding uncharacterized protein LOC112877561 isoform X1, whose translation MMYPTGPQHHGPRKCYTPRCRNHHSPLTTRSGDGATAPAEGKTTSRRAVSPSARGQRRGCSGMGAAKVRPPRRKPASREGPSRSNLDSLKSRQRLVWNAPCNPITSEQITLPLEIAMEQAGEVHLLMVQVKIISIIAQFTSDGQLLNGCLNLALGKLWLGDENWSRLPSQAHFQDCSYKDGLLYGEIIAINLSSTMVTTRDKGPEPCIM comes from the exons ATGATGTACCCCACAGGCCCACAGCATCACGGCCCAAGAAAATGCTATACCCCTCGCTGCAGAAACCACCACTCACCACTCACCACACGAAGCGGCGACGGCGCCACCGCGCCGGCGGAAGGGAAAACGACGTCTCGGCGAGCGGTCAGCCCAAGCGCGAGGGGCCAGCGGCGAGGCTGTTCAGGCATGGGAGCCGCGAAGGTCAGGCCACCGCGCCGCAAGCCCGCAAGCCGCGAGGGTCCAAGTCGAAGCAACCTCGACAGTCTCAAGTCTCGACAGAGACTAG TCTGGAATGCACCCTGTAATCCGATCACAAGTGAGCAGATAACTCTCCCATTGGAGATTGCCATGGAGCAGGCCGGCGAGGTCCATCTTTTGATGGTGCAGGTGAAAATTATAAGTATCATTGCTCAGTTCACATCAGATGGTCAGTTGCTGAACGGCTGCTTAAACCTTGCTCTTGGCAAGCTGTG GTTAGGGGATGAGAACTGGAGCCGGTTGCCATCTCAAGCACATTTTCAGGACTGCAGCTACAAGGATGGTCTATTATACGGTGAAATTATCGCCATCAATCTCAGCAGCACTATGGTCACGACTCGTGACAAAG GTCCGGAACCATGTATCATGTGA
- the LOC112877561 gene encoding uncharacterized protein LOC112877561 isoform X3, protein MEQAGEVHLLMVQVKIISIIAQFTSDGQLLNGCLNLALGKLWLGDENWSRLPSQAHFQDCSYKDGLLYGEIIAINLSSTMVTTRDKGPEPCIM, encoded by the exons ATGGAGCAGGCCGGCGAGGTCCATCTTTTGATGGTGCAGGTGAAAATTATAAGTATCATTGCTCAGTTCACATCAGATGGTCAGTTGCTGAACGGCTGCTTAAACCTTGCTCTTGGCAAGCTGTG GTTAGGGGATGAGAACTGGAGCCGGTTGCCATCTCAAGCACATTTTCAGGACTGCAGCTACAAGGATGGTCTATTATACGGTGAAATTATCGCCATCAATCTCAGCAGCACTATGGTCACGACTCGTGACAAAG GTCCGGAACCATGTATCATGTGA
- the LOC112877561 gene encoding uncharacterized protein LOC112877561 isoform X2 yields MMYPTGPQHHGPRKCYTPRCRNHHSPLTTRSGDGATAPAEGKTTSRRAVSPSARGQRRGCSGMGAAKVRPPRRKPASREGPSRSNLDSLKSRQRLVWNAPCNPITSEQITLPLEIAMEQAGEVHLLMVQVKIISIIAQFTSDGQLLNGCLNLALGKLWLGDENWSRLPSQAHFQDCSYKDGLLYGEIIAINLSSTMVTTRDKG; encoded by the exons ATGATGTACCCCACAGGCCCACAGCATCACGGCCCAAGAAAATGCTATACCCCTCGCTGCAGAAACCACCACTCACCACTCACCACACGAAGCGGCGACGGCGCCACCGCGCCGGCGGAAGGGAAAACGACGTCTCGGCGAGCGGTCAGCCCAAGCGCGAGGGGCCAGCGGCGAGGCTGTTCAGGCATGGGAGCCGCGAAGGTCAGGCCACCGCGCCGCAAGCCCGCAAGCCGCGAGGGTCCAAGTCGAAGCAACCTCGACAGTCTCAAGTCTCGACAGAGACTAG TCTGGAATGCACCCTGTAATCCGATCACAAGTGAGCAGATAACTCTCCCATTGGAGATTGCCATGGAGCAGGCCGGCGAGGTCCATCTTTTGATGGTGCAGGTGAAAATTATAAGTATCATTGCTCAGTTCACATCAGATGGTCAGTTGCTGAACGGCTGCTTAAACCTTGCTCTTGGCAAGCTGTG GTTAGGGGATGAGAACTGGAGCCGGTTGCCATCTCAAGCACATTTTCAGGACTGCAGCTACAAGGATGGTCTATTATACGGTGAAATTATCGCCATCAATCTCAGCAGCACTATGGTCACGACTCGTGACAAAG GGTGA